From the Lysinibacillus fusiformis genome, the window TTTAATGAGGCAGAAAGCATTTCAGAAGCACTTGCACTATAGCGATTGACAAGAATACGCGTATTTTTTGGAAACTTAGTATCTTGTTGAACTGCTGGTATTGTATAAGAGGCTTGTGCTTCTTCTAATAAATAGGCAATTTTAGCAGATTGGAATAATCCTGTAAGTTCTTCAGCTGTTGTCACATAACCGCCACCATTGTTTTGTAAATCTAAGATGAACGATGTTGCACCAAGCTTTTTTAAGTCAATCATTGCATTTTTAACAAGCTGTGCGCCATCCTCTGAAAAAGAGGCTAATGAAATATAGCCCACATTTCCAAATAGTAGGTCAGTTTGTACATTCGGTAAAGTGAATTTTTTACGTGTAATAGTTTTCGTAGTTGTTGAACCATTACTATGCTTTAATGTAACTTCCACCTTAGTTCCTTCATTACCGATTAATAGGGAGGATGCCTCTTGTGTAGAGCGACCAATTATAGATTCGCCATTAACGCCAATGATGATATCTCCAGCCTGAACATCAGCCTCAAATGCGCCGCTTCCTTCAATTACTTGTAAAATATGAATTCCATCTTCGTGTTCTTCAATCACAACACCAATCCCTATAGTAGCTAGGTTGATGCTATTCATATAATTTTCGAATTCTTGCTTAGTGAAGTAGGTTGAGTAAGGATCAAGCATACTCATGATTTCTGAGATGGATGTAGCCTTTTCTAAGTTTCCATTAATTGTTCCAACGTAAGTATCTTTCACAATCTCCTTAATTTCCTTGATAAGCTGTTGATCATTTTCAACAGCGTGAGTCGTTGTAAAAGGGAGAAGGAAGAAGCCTAGAACAAATGCGAATGACCATATTAACTTTTTCATTGGACACCTCTTTTCTAGAACTCAAAATAGAATGTAGCATGTTATGGTATTAATTGGATGGTTACATTTTGCAATTGAGTATCTGATTTTTATTATACATGAAGCCAAAGCTATAGTGGTGGACTTATATGAGATAGAAAAAGAATCCGCTTGTCACTAGAGGATAAGCAGATTCTTGTATATTATTTTTTTATCAATTTATGAATAATAAAACCAATTACTGCACCAACAATAGCTGGTAAAAGCCACCCTAAATTTTGCTCATACATTGGCAATGCTTTCAGGATATTTTCATAAGGTGTAATTTCAACTTTCATTTGTTTTAAGCCACCATATAGACTGACAAGGAGAGTTGGAACGAGCGCTAAAATATAAACAATTTGTCCACCTTTAAAGAAATGATCTGCTAGTGATAAGACCATCAATACCATAGCTAAAGGATAAATAATTAAGAGTACAGGTAGTGACGCATTAATTATTGTTGAAAGCCCTACATTTGTAATAGCTGTACTAAAAATAGTGAAGACAATTAAAAACGTTTTGTACGAAATTTTGGGGAAGAGCTTGTGGAAAAACTGTGCATTGGCAGTTAATAAACCGACAGCTGTTGATATACAAGCTAGTAAAATAGTCGCAGACAAAATAATACTTCCAAGGCTTCCAAAGAGCACCTCAGCTGATTTTGCAATAATATTTCCTCCATTATCAGAGATACCGATTGCATTGATACTTGTGTTACCAATATGGCCTAGAGAGATATAGACAAATGATAAACCAATAGCAGCAACGACACCGGCAAAAATCGTTGTTTTTACTTGTTTTTTCGTATCTTTCATACCCATATCACGCAAGGCCTGTAAAATTACGATACCAAAAACAAGAGCACTTAGAACGTCCATTGTTAAGTAACCTTGTACAAAGCCTTCAGCTAAAGGTGACACTTTATAGTTTCCTACAGCTTCTCCTGGTTCTCCCATTGGAGAGATAAAACTTTTAACAGCAAGCAATAAAATAACAAAAAGCAGGGCAGGTGTTAAAATTTTGCCTACTCGATCGACAAGTTTCGAAGGATTAATGGATAAATAAAGAATTAAAGTGAAAAACAAAATAGATGTGATAAATAGTGGCGCCCAATGATCCCTCATAGCTTCAGAGAGGAATGGCGCAATGCCTATTTCATAGGATACAGACCCTGTTCGTGGTACAGCAAAGAACGGTCCAATCGCTAAATAGACAATTGAGGTGAAAATCACACCAAAAGCAGGGCTAACACGGTTTGCAAGCAGCTGTAAATCGCCTCCTGCTTTGGCAACTGCAACGATCGCTAGTAGTGGTAAACCAACACCTGTTATAAGGAAACCAATCATAGCTACAGTGATGTTTTCACCTGCTTGTTGGCCTAATAACGGTGGAAAAATAATATTACCAGCACCCAAGAACAAGGCAAATAGTAGTAATCCTACTGCTAAATTTCCTTTGATGAAATGCAAGATGTTCTTCATAAGTATAAAAACTCCTTTAAGATTGAAAAGCTAAAACTTTCTAAAAATTTTAAATACAGAAGTGTATGTTATCATAGGAACACTAATCTTGCAATCGAAATAGTATTTCAATATAGTCGGATTTCGTCGTATTCTATAAGTTTGCTATAATGTTTGAAAAATAGTCAGTTTTTCCGATTTTTCATGAGGTAGTTATCTAGTATGATAGACACACAAGGGAATATTCTAGCATGAACGGAGGCACTTTGGTATGCAAAAGACAAAAAAATGGAGAATTCTTGTTTTAAGTACTATAGCAACTTCATTTTTAGCACTACAAACAGCAGAAGCAGCAACATATACGGTACAAAAAGGAGATACTTTAACTAAAATCGCCCAAAATCATCAAGTTTCTATTGGGGAGATTATGAAGTGGAATAATCTATCGAAAGATACGATTTATGTAGCTCAAAAGCTTGAGATTCAAAAACAATCTACGGATGAGGGAGTAAAGCCTTCCACTCCATCAACATCTGTAAAACCAACAATTAGCTCACATACAGTAGCAAAAGGTGACACATTATCAAAAATCGCAAAGCAATATAATGTGACGATTAAGGATATAATGGATTGGAATAAGCTTGAAAAAGACACGATTTTTATTGGACAAGTGTTGAAGGTTTCTCAAGGCGCAGTGATACCCGATGGTGATACTATACATAACAATGTGACTTCAGGTACGGGCACTCCATCAAAAGTAACCGCTAAAGATCCTACAGCTAATGGACAAGCGATTTATAACAAAACAGTTGAAGTTGTCAATACATTGGTTGGAACACCCTATCTATACGGTGGTAATACACCAGTAGGTCTTGATTGCAGTGGCTTTATTTTTTATGCTTTTAATCAAGGTGGTTTAAAAATAGGAAGAGCAAGCAGTGAAGGTTATTTTTATGGCAATACAACCCATGTAGAAAATCCGGTACCTGGTGATTTAGTATTCTTCGAAAATACGTATAAAGAAGGTATTTCTCATATGGGGATTTATCTCGGTGATAATAAATTCATTCATGCGGGTACAGATGGTGTAGAAGTTTCAGATGTTACGTACTCTTACTGGTCTTCTAAATTAGTAGCTTACAAGCGTTTTGACAGTGTGAAATAAAAAGTAGCGATTTTTGCCTAGGCAAAAATCGCTTTTAATTTGAGCAAAACCCCCTTCTTCAAAAAGAGAGGGGGTTTTATTCGGTTATTGTGTTACACGTGCTGTCCAACGAGAGAGGTCAGCGTCTTTTGCATCAACAAGCTCTGCTGGGAAAATAAATGTCCAAGGCTTTGTAGAGTTTGGTTGGACTGTTAGAATTGGATTCATTTTAAATGAACCTTTTGCAATTTGTTTACCTGTTGCATCAATAATTTCTAACGGTAATTGTTCTAAATTGATTGCTTTCTTATGTCCGTTGCGGATAAAAATAGTTGCATTTAAATTACCATTGTCAGCTAACTTTGCCTGTAAACCTGTGAAGTTTACCTCTGTTTCGCCTAACTCTGGTAATGTTTTAACGATTTTTGCAAGCTCTTCTTTTTGTGCTTCTGGTAATTGTTCTTCCCATGATGGATCTAATTCTAATTGATGACCACGAAGGGAAACAAGGTTAAAGGCAATTTTCCAACCATCTTCTGGCACTTCATCTGCTTTAATTGTAGCATTTTCAAACTCAAACACCCATGGACGTGCGCTTTCTGCTGGAATTGTGCCGAGCGCTTTAAAATCGAATTTTTTAGATGCTACAAGCTCATCGTTTTTATCCAAGATGAAAAGTTCAATCTCACCTAGTTCAATTGCTTGAGATAAGGATGAACGGAAAAATGCACGAACAAGCCATTTACGAGTGAGTATGTCTTCTTCGATACTAATAGAAGATAGTGACAATTGATTTGGTTTCAATGGCTCTAGCTCATTCGCTAGGAAGTTAAAAATGTATTTTTGTTCTTGTGGCACATCCCACTCTGGATGGAATGATAATTTTGTTTCCACATCACGATTATCGCCAGTGTTTTTTGCAGTATTTCCTAATAAATCTTTTGAGTCAATTGTGTTCTCCTGAACAACTTTATCTGATTTTTTAAAGAATGAAAATAAGCCCATTATTGTGCCTCCTGTTGTGCCTCAACTGTTTTCATGAAGCCTGTAATTTCAATAATTATTGAACGACGTAATTCTTGGAAATTTTTACCGAATAATTCAAGTCCTTCACGTTGGTAAATACGCATTGGATCTTCTTGCTGATAATGACGTAAACCGATTCCTTCTTTTAAATGACTCATTGCCTCTAAATGCTTTACCCAACCACTATCGATATGGCTAAGCATGATTTGAGGAAGTACTTCCATTACTCTTTCGTTTTCAGCAAATTTTTCCATATGATTGAGTAGTTCTTGTTCAGAAGGCTGAACATCCATTAGCATTTGTTTTACTTTTCCAACTTCGCGATCAATTGTAACTGGTGTGATGAACAAGGAGTTAAGTGCGTACTCCATTTGATCATAGTCCCAATCTATAGAAGACACGTCTTCCGGTGCGGCGTCATGAACAGCAAATTCAACAGTTTCACGAAGCATTTTTTTCAGCTCACCCATCAAGTCTTCACCGGCTAAAATTTTGTCGCGTAATCCATAAAGAACCGTACGCTGATCATTAATGACATCATCTAACTTTAAGTTGTATTCACGCATGCCGTACTGTGAACCTTCAACAATACGCTGTGTACGGTCTATAAGTTCTTGCACCTCTTTATTTTGAATTATGCCATTTTCATCTACAACCATTTTTGCAGAGAATTTTTCAACTTCTTCTTTTGCGTAACGGCGGAACATATCATCTTCAATAGAGAGTATGAAGCGGCTTTCACCTATATCACCTTGACGACCTGAACGCCCACGTAGCTGATTGTCTACACGGCGGCTTTCATGCTTTTCTGTCCCAATTACATATAAACCACCAAGTTCATGGACATCATCACCTAGCATGATATCCGTACCACGACCAGCCATGTTTGTCGCTACAGTAATACGACCCTTTTGACCTGCCTGTGAAATAAGTTCGACTTCTTGTTCAACTGTTTTTGCATTAAGTAATTGGAATGTTAACTTTTCCTTTTTCAGATAGTCAGCTACAGTTTCAGACTGTAAGATTGATGTTGTCCCAATTAAAATTGGCTGTCCTTTTTCGTGACGTTTCTTCGTCTCGGCTGCAACATACTTATATTTTGCTTCCTGTGTGCTAAAAATAATATCAGGCTGATCGATACGTTGACGCGGACGGTTTGTTGGAATTTGTATAACTTCCATACCGTACACTTCGCGAATTTCCTTTTCCTGAGTTTTCGCTGTACCCGTCATCCCGGAAAGCTTCGGATACATACGGAAATAGTTTTGAATAGTGATTTGCGCCTGGGATTTATTTTCATCCGTAATGGCTACACCTTCTTTAGCTTCAATTGCTTGATGTAAGCCATCAGAAAGTGAACGACCTTCTAGAATACGACCTGTAAACATATCAACAAGCTCAATTTTGTCCTCTTTCACAATGTAATCAACATCGCGTTTAAACATAACATGTGCACGCACAGCTTGGATTACATAATGGAAAAGAGTTTGATGTTCTAAGTCATACAGATTGTCTACATTGAAGGCTGCCTCAACTTTTTCAATACCTTTATCTGTAAGAGAAGTAGCCTTTGTTTCATCATCGAAATCATAATCTTCGTCTGCTTTAAAACGTTTCGCTAACATAGCAGCAATACGATGTAATTCATCGTTAGAAGGCATTTTACCTGCGATAATTAACGGTGTTTTCGCTTCATCGATTAATACACTATCCACTTCATCGATAATAGCGAAGTGATAAGGACGTTGCACTTTATCTGCTAAGCTATAAGCCATATTGTCACGTAAATAGTCGAAGCCAAACTCAGTACCCACACCGTACGTAATATCTGCATTATAGGCTTCTTTCTTTTCAGCCGGTTCCATCATCGGTACATTTAAACCAACAGTTAAGCCAAGGAAACGATGGATTTGGCCAACTAGCTCATAGTCTCGTTTCGCCAGGTAATCATTTACTGTGATGACGTGAACACCTTTGCCTTCTAATGCACGCACATAAGAGGGAAGGGAAGCAACAAGTGTTTTACCTTCACCTGTAGGCATTTCAGCAATATTACCTTCAGTTAATACCAGACCACCGATAAGTTGTACATCAAAATGACGCATTCCTAATACACGCTTTGAGGCTTCGCGTACAACAGCAAATGCGTCCGGGATAATTGATGTAATAGGCTCACCTTGTTCTAATTGATCTTTGAAAATAAAAGTCATTTCTCGTAATTCAGCATCTGACTTGTTAACATATTTTTCTTCAAGATTGTTAATTTGATCTACTATTTTGTAGTAGCGTTTTAATTGACGAGCACTAGTTTGCTCTTTGTTGCTTTTGAAAATTGAGAACATGAAATATACGCTCCTTTAATGTTGTCTACATGCTAGACACTCCATTATTCTATCAAATTTTGCGAATGGTGACTACAATTGACTATATAGGAATCTATTAATGCTAAAATGTACAAAATATTTGTGAAATCGTGGAAAATGTTTAGAAAAAGTATATTTCAATGCTTGTTCATGCTATAATCAATTTGGATTTCAATGTAGATTATTTATTTGAGGAGGAGAGACATGCTTTACGTGTCTTTAATAGCAGCATTCGTTGCATCCATTTTGTTAACTCCATTAGTGAAACGTTTAGCGTTTAGAATAGGTGCAGTTGACGCACCAAACTATCGAAAAGTACATGCTCGAATTATGCCAAGACTTGGCGGTTTGGCCATTTTCCTTGCCTTTATAATTGGCGTGACGATTTTATATTCTTTTTTAGTCCATACGAAACATGGTAGTAACGAAGCTTTATTAGCTATCATTATTGGTGCTTGTATAATCGTGATCACGGGTGTTATTGATGATATGCGTGAG encodes:
- a CDS encoding S41 family peptidase, with product MKKLIWSFAFVLGFFLLPFTTTHAVENDQQLIKEIKEIVKDTYVGTINGNLEKATSISEIMSMLDPYSTYFTKQEFENYMNSINLATIGIGVVIEEHEDGIHILQVIEGSGAFEADVQAGDIIIGVNGESIIGRSTQEASSLLIGNEGTKVEVTLKHSNGSTTTKTITRKKFTLPNVQTDLLFGNVGYISLASFSEDGAQLVKNAMIDLKKLGATSFILDLQNNGGGYVTTAEELTGLFQSAKIAYLLEEAQASYTIPAVQQDTKFPKNTRILVNRYSASASEMLSASLKDQKAAILYGETTYGKGAMQGFYTLHDGSYLKLTVGKFTGPAGHTIHEVGVKPNVQTTTAPIFQAHYDALKEKYPKYKQLSTVKSIADTQKFTVKFPSALTSQIAKSNIQLVALGGKEVPVTVKIEGRSITVTPKSALSADQEYMLLIHPRSKDQKGYYQHIRINN
- the brnQ gene encoding branched-chain amino acid transport system II carrier protein — its product is MKNILHFIKGNLAVGLLLFALFLGAGNIIFPPLLGQQAGENITVAMIGFLITGVGLPLLAIVAVAKAGGDLQLLANRVSPAFGVIFTSIVYLAIGPFFAVPRTGSVSYEIGIAPFLSEAMRDHWAPLFITSILFFTLILYLSINPSKLVDRVGKILTPALLFVILLLAVKSFISPMGEPGEAVGNYKVSPLAEGFVQGYLTMDVLSALVFGIVILQALRDMGMKDTKKQVKTTIFAGVVAAIGLSFVYISLGHIGNTSINAIGISDNGGNIIAKSAEVLFGSLGSIILSATILLACISTAVGLLTANAQFFHKLFPKISYKTFLIVFTIFSTAITNVGLSTIINASLPVLLIIYPLAMVLMVLSLADHFFKGGQIVYILALVPTLLVSLYGGLKQMKVEITPYENILKALPMYEQNLGWLLPAIVGAVIGFIIHKLIKK
- a CDS encoding LysM peptidoglycan-binding domain-containing protein, which translates into the protein MQKTKKWRILVLSTIATSFLALQTAEAATYTVQKGDTLTKIAQNHQVSIGEIMKWNNLSKDTIYVAQKLEIQKQSTDEGVKPSTPSTSVKPTISSHTVAKGDTLSKIAKQYNVTIKDIMDWNKLEKDTIFIGQVLKVSQGAVIPDGDTIHNNVTSGTGTPSKVTAKDPTANGQAIYNKTVEVVNTLVGTPYLYGGNTPVGLDCSGFIFYAFNQGGLKIGRASSEGYFYGNTTHVENPVPGDLVFFENTYKEGISHMGIYLGDNKFIHAGTDGVEVSDVTYSYWSSKLVAYKRFDSVK
- a CDS encoding accessory Sec system S-layer assembly protein, whose product is MGLFSFFKKSDKVVQENTIDSKDLLGNTAKNTGDNRDVETKLSFHPEWDVPQEQKYIFNFLANELEPLKPNQLSLSSISIEEDILTRKWLVRAFFRSSLSQAIELGEIELFILDKNDELVASKKFDFKALGTIPAESARPWVFEFENATIKADEVPEDGWKIAFNLVSLRGHQLELDPSWEEQLPEAQKEELAKIVKTLPELGETEVNFTGLQAKLADNGNLNATIFIRNGHKKAINLEQLPLEIIDATGKQIAKGSFKMNPILTVQPNSTKPWTFIFPAELVDAKDADLSRWTARVTQ
- the secA2 gene encoding accessory Sec system translocase SecA2; protein product: MFSIFKSNKEQTSARQLKRYYKIVDQINNLEEKYVNKSDAELREMTFIFKDQLEQGEPITSIIPDAFAVVREASKRVLGMRHFDVQLIGGLVLTEGNIAEMPTGEGKTLVASLPSYVRALEGKGVHVITVNDYLAKRDYELVGQIHRFLGLTVGLNVPMMEPAEKKEAYNADITYGVGTEFGFDYLRDNMAYSLADKVQRPYHFAIIDEVDSVLIDEAKTPLIIAGKMPSNDELHRIAAMLAKRFKADEDYDFDDETKATSLTDKGIEKVEAAFNVDNLYDLEHQTLFHYVIQAVRAHVMFKRDVDYIVKEDKIELVDMFTGRILEGRSLSDGLHQAIEAKEGVAITDENKSQAQITIQNYFRMYPKLSGMTGTAKTQEKEIREVYGMEVIQIPTNRPRQRIDQPDIIFSTQEAKYKYVAAETKKRHEKGQPILIGTTSILQSETVADYLKKEKLTFQLLNAKTVEQEVELISQAGQKGRITVATNMAGRGTDIMLGDDVHELGGLYVIGTEKHESRRVDNQLRGRSGRQGDIGESRFILSIEDDMFRRYAKEEVEKFSAKMVVDENGIIQNKEVQELIDRTQRIVEGSQYGMREYNLKLDDVINDQRTVLYGLRDKILAGEDLMGELKKMLRETVEFAVHDAAPEDVSSIDWDYDQMEYALNSLFITPVTIDREVGKVKQMLMDVQPSEQELLNHMEKFAENERVMEVLPQIMLSHIDSGWVKHLEAMSHLKEGIGLRHYQQEDPMRIYQREGLELFGKNFQELRRSIIIEITGFMKTVEAQQEAQ